GCTGCTGCCATCTCAGCAGTTCTGGGTGATCAGGGTTATCGGGTTGGACTTTATACATCGCCTCATCTGATAAGCATTACCGAGAGAATTTCTATTAATGGAAGTGAAATTTTAGAATCTGAACTATGTCAGATATTAGATGAAATCAAAGAAATCGCAGACAATGAAAAAATAACTCCAAGCTATTTTGAAGTTATCACTACAGCGGCTTTTGTTTATTTAGCCAGAAAAGATGTTGATATAAACGTTCTTGAGGTGGGGATGGGAGGACGCTGGGACGCAACAAACGTGATCACCCCACTTGTATCAGTAATAACAAATATCTCACTTGATCATAGCGAGTACCTGGGTGAGAGTGTTGAACTAATCGCAGCTGAAAAAGCATGTATTATAAAACCGAACGTGCCGGTAGTAACAGCGGCTAGTCAAAACGCGCTCGAGGTGATATCATGTGAGGCCACTAATAGGATGGCCCCACTTTTTATTTATAGTAAAGACTTTCAAATTACAGGAGAGGATACTGGCCAATTCTCTTACAAAGGCTCAGGGTGGGATCTTCAGGATATGAGCTCTAATCTGACAGGCAGTTATCAGCTAGAAAATTTAGCTGTTGCAATCTCTACTCTCGAACAATTAGACAAGTTAAGTAGCTTTAAAATAGATCAAAACTCTCTGAGAGATGGTCTTAATAAAATAAATTGGCCGGGCAGGTTTGAAATTGTTAGAGCTGCTGTACCTTTTATTTTAGATGGCGCTCATAATCCGGGAGCTGCAAAATCATTGGCAGCTTCATTAAAAAAGACATACCCAGACACTAAATTCACATTTTTAATAGGAATGCTGAGCGACAAAGGGCACGATCAGTTCTTTAAAGAGATCTCTTTAGTTGCAGATAAAATTATACTTACGAATGTACTATCTGATAGAGGTTCAAATCCCGCCGACCTTTTAAATTCTGCAACAAAGTACATCGAGCAAATAGAAATATTTGAAGATTACAAAAACGCTTACCACAGGCTTTGGGAAGAAAATGTTCCATCATGTGTGACAGGTTCCATATACCTAATTGGCGCGATAAAGAATCTAAGCAACCAAAACTGACAACTAAATCAGATATAGCCTGATGTGATATAGTTATCAAAGGAGATAAGTTATGGCTAAAGTTGGAATAGTGCTAGACAAACTATATGTAGATCATGATAACGGCCCTGGGCATCCGGAGACTTACGAGAGAGTACTTGCCATTGTCGACATGCTTCAATTCACAAAGCTTATGGAGGAGGTCGTTAGAATAGAGCCGCGTGATGCTACCAAAGAAGAGATCACTCTTGTGCACACCCCTGAGCATTTTGATAAAATCGCATCTACTAAAGGAAAGCCAAAGGTTTTCTTAGACTCAGACACCTCTACATGTGCAGTCACATTTGATGCAGCCCTTAGAGCATCAGGCGGGCTTATCTCCGCAATCGACAGCGTTTTATCTGGCGAAGTTGATAGAGCATTTCCTATAGTGAGGCCTCCAGGCCACCATGCAGAGCGTGATCGTCCTATGGGGTTTTGCTTTTTTAATAATGTAGCAGTAGGCGCCGCTTATTTAACCAAAGTAGTTGGACTTGAGCGCGTTATGGTAATAGATTGGGATGTGCATCATGGAAACGGAACCCAGAATATTTTCTACGAAGATCCTAGTGTACTCTTTTTCTCCACCCACCAGTTCCCATTTTACCCCGGAACAGGGAGCTTAAAGGAGATCGGCAGCGGCGAGGGTGAGGGATATACAGTGAACGTCCCTATGCCGCCAGAGATGGGAGATAACGAATTTATTAAAATTTTTGATGAGCTCTTAAAACCAGTCATTGAGCAGTATAAGCCTGAGTTTATTTTGGTCTCAGCTGGTTTTGATATATTTATTGAGGACCCGCTTGGCGGAATGAGGGTTACTCCTGAGGGGTTTGCAAAATTGACCAGGATGCTGACTGATATGGCTGACAAAGTGTGTGATGGTAAAATTATATTTCTCTTAGAGGGCGGATATAACTTAGACGGGCTTTGGATCTCCACAAAAGAAATGCTTGAGGAACTGCTAGATAAAAAACACTCTGATTATGATATTGGAAATGTGGAAACAAATGCAGATAATTTAATACAAGAAGTAAAAAATGCGTATTCTGCGCACTGGAAGTTTTAACCTTTTTTTGATTCTTTTCTAAAGTCTTTGCCTTTAAGATATATGAACTCACACATCTCAAAAAGCCTTGAGGCGATCCTCTCCCCTACCCTTACCTCTAATATTTCATGAGTATCACCGATCTCTTTGGCAATGTCATAAGTTATGTAATTAGTTGTAATTAATGTCTTTTTTGATGCATTATAGCGCTTTGAAATAAGCTGATCCAAGATATTGAGCTCCCACTCATTGCTCCTTCCCTTACCTAGCTCATCTATCACGAGCACGTCAGTTTCAATAAGGGGCGCTATTACATCATTCTCAGGAGTGCCCTCTGAATAGGCTTGCTTAAGCTCTGAGAGCAGGTAGAAAAAATCTTTAAACATGCACTTTACCCCGTGCTTTAGTGTAAGCTCAGAGATCGTGCCCACAGCAAGATGGGTTTTCCCAATTCCCGAGGGGCCCATGAGCAAAAAGCCGTCTTTGGTTGGATATTTATTTACAAACTCTTCTTTCGCATATTGAAGTGCATGCTGAAGTGAGACGTTCTTTATCCCTTGCCCAAGTCCTGCATCGGCCTTGAACACATGAGAATATTTAGCCGGAATCCCGGCAAGGTTATAGAGCTTCACATTTCTTCTTATAACGCCGCAGAATTGACATGGTGCAACATAGGAATAGCCTCTTTCATTAACTGAGAGTATGCTGCCGTCGCCCTCGCAATACGGACAGTCCAATACGCACTTACACAAAATAGCCTTTGCATTGCTATTGGAATCTTCAATCGTATAACCAGCGTAATTACAGTTATCACATCCAAGTTTTTGGAGCTTTCTAGCCATTATCATCTCCAAGTACGCTTTTAATACCGAATTTACCGGCCATTATTTCGTCTCTAAAAGAAGCAGTGCTCTCTTGTATCGCAGCCTGGGTCATATGTCTGGTTCTATTTCCTATCATACTCTTTGCTTCTGTCATAATTTCAGATTGCTCATCTTCAGAGAGTGATTCGAACAAATATTGATTGCACTCTTTCTCAATCTGAGATACTAAACTTACTATATTTTCAGTCGTGTCAGATCTATTGGATATAAACTTTTCTTTCAAGTTTGTATAGTATGATTTTAGCTTATCCTGATCTGATGATTCTATATAACTGCTAATACGGTTAACTATGTGATCCAAGTTCTGATCCGCATCTATGGCCCTTTTTAATTCATTTTTAATTATAGGGCTATATTCCTTAATTGAATCCTCTACATATTCTTGGCACCTTTTCAAATTCCTAAGTGAAGAAGATCCCTTTTGTTTTTCTTTCTCAAAAGCCTGATTTATACCTTTGAATACGACCTCTTTAGGTACATGTTTATTTTGCCATTCCAAAATTATACTATAGTCCATAGATGAGAGCATTATCCCCTCTCCTGCCAATTTGAGAAAGTAGTTCTCGACATCTTTAATATAATTAGAATCGCGCTCCATAGGGTGTAATTATTCTAAACCAATTCTACAAAATTCCAAAAAGAGATAAAAATATAGAGTTGTATATACAATAAAATGGTATAAAAAAGGGAGCCGAGGCTCCCTTTATAAAGTTAAGCAGCTCTGTAATTTCTTTTTATAAGTCTTCGTATAAGTATTAAAGCAGGGAATAACATTAAGAATGATAGATTAGAAATGTTGCCGCTGGAAGGTGCCAAAGAACATCCACCTCCTCCACTGTCATTATCAATGTTTTGTATAACAGCTAGACATTCCGCTATAAACACCTCTGAGTTCAGATCAGGATTATCACCCGTTAAATCTGATGAATTTAGTGATGTTAAAAAAGTAAAATCAGCATTAAGTGCAGTGCTAAAGGTGCTGGCTCCTGTTGAAGATGTATGCTGAAAGAACATATCATCACCTAGATCGTAGAGGAATATTTCCCTTGAGTTCCCTGGATTGCCCCCGGTAATATCTGCCAGACTTGCGAAAATAATGGTGTTTCCATCTGGACTGAACCTTGGAAGATTACTATTAGAATTTGTCATAGTTATCTGCGTAGTGCTATCTGCTAATATATCGTATAGAAATATCTCAAGACTACCATCAGGATTATCTCCTGTGAGATCAAGATTAGAATCAAAAACTATAAGAGACCCATCAGGACTAAATGCGGGATTTCGGTTACTAGAAACTGTACTGTCTGTGCTATCGGTTACTTGTGTGATTACATCAGTATTAGCGTTGTAAAGATAGAGTTCCTGACTTAGATCGGCGTTGGCGCCTGTGAGGTCTCCTAATGACTGGAACGACACCATTGTTCCATCAGCGCTAATACCCGCACGAAGATTATGACTAATTACTGTAGTATCTGTAATTTGAATAAATGACAATGTGTCGATATCGAAGAGAAAAACCTCTGGATTACCATCTGGATTTTCACCTGTATGATCTCTGTTGGAAACAAAAGCTATGTGAGTACCATCAGAATTGATTATTGGGAACCGGGAAACAAATGCGCCGCCGCCTGTTGTATCTGTAAGCTGGTCTATTGCAAGAGTTTCAGTATCCAGTAAGAACACCTCTCTGCTGCCATCAGCATTATCACCTGTAATATCATTCTCAGATGTGAATACAACCAACGAACCGTCACTACTCATAGTCGGGCTTAGATTGTTATCACCAGTAGTATCTGTTGCCTGCATGAATGTGTCAGTATTTACATCGTATAGAAAAATCTCCGCGTTTCCATCGATATTTAAACCTGTCAAGTCCTGGTTTGAAACAAACACAACGAGTGACACATCAGAGTTAGCTTTAAGATCACTTGTGATACCACCTATCGTGTCAGTTATCTGAGTATAAGTACAGTCAAAATCTTGAGAATAAGCAAAATTTGAGACCGAAATTACGGTCATTATAAATCCAAATACCACTGCCACTAGCATATTGAGTATAAACATCGTAGTTAAACCCCCTGTGATTTATGATTTTAAAGAATCAGTAACATGCCACAACAAAAAGGTTCAAATCTCAATTTATTTACTTATTGATAGATGTTTATGTAGAGTTGCTGCAAGTTGAGAAAGAAGAAGGAGCAATAGCTCAAAACCTAGATTGAAATCGCCTATGACACCGCCAGTCATCCGATTCAGTTTATATGGCCATAATACAATATAGAAGTAAGTAATTCAAGAATTACTGTCATTGCGATTGGACCCAGCAAAGATATAGTTTTAATGGGGATCACGAATCAAGGAAAGTTCGGCTGACTAAGTGACTAAGACTCTATTTCTTTTCTCATAAGAGAAATAGTCTCAGCATAGTCTTTTGTGCCGAAAATACCAGAGCCGGA
This Thermodesulfobacteriota bacterium DNA region includes the following protein-coding sequences:
- a CDS encoding folylpolyglutamate synthase/dihydrofolate synthase family protein, yielding MENGLEYLNSLGLHKVKPGLERIHNLLRLLDNPELKVPGILIAGTNGKGSVAAAISAVLGDQGYRVGLYTSPHLISITERISINGSEILESELCQILDEIKEIADNEKITPSYFEVITTAAFVYLARKDVDINVLEVGMGGRWDATNVITPLVSVITNISLDHSEYLGESVELIAAEKACIIKPNVPVVTAASQNALEVISCEATNRMAPLFIYSKDFQITGEDTGQFSYKGSGWDLQDMSSNLTGSYQLENLAVAISTLEQLDKLSSFKIDQNSLRDGLNKINWPGRFEIVRAAVPFILDGAHNPGAAKSLAASLKKTYPDTKFTFLIGMLSDKGHDQFFKEISLVADKIILTNVLSDRGSNPADLLNSATKYIEQIEIFEDYKNAYHRLWEENVPSCVTGSIYLIGAIKNLSNQN
- a CDS encoding histone deacetylase; amino-acid sequence: MAKVGIVLDKLYVDHDNGPGHPETYERVLAIVDMLQFTKLMEEVVRIEPRDATKEEITLVHTPEHFDKIASTKGKPKVFLDSDTSTCAVTFDAALRASGGLISAIDSVLSGEVDRAFPIVRPPGHHAERDRPMGFCFFNNVAVGAAYLTKVVGLERVMVIDWDVHHGNGTQNIFYEDPSVLFFSTHQFPFYPGTGSLKEIGSGEGEGYTVNVPMPPEMGDNEFIKIFDELLKPVIEQYKPEFILVSAGFDIFIEDPLGGMRVTPEGFAKLTRMLTDMADKVCDGKIIFLLEGGYNLDGLWISTKEMLEELLDKKHSDYDIGNVETNADNLIQEVKNAYSAHWKF
- a CDS encoding ATP-binding protein, producing MARKLQKLGCDNCNYAGYTIEDSNSNAKAILCKCVLDCPYCEGDGSILSVNERGYSYVAPCQFCGVIRRNVKLYNLAGIPAKYSHVFKADAGLGQGIKNVSLQHALQYAKEEFVNKYPTKDGFLLMGPSGIGKTHLAVGTISELTLKHGVKCMFKDFFYLLSELKQAYSEGTPENDVIAPLIETDVLVIDELGKGRSNEWELNILDQLISKRYNASKKTLITTNYITYDIAKEIGDTHEILEVRVGERIASRLFEMCEFIYLKGKDFRKESKKG